A segment of the Candidatus Pelagisphaera phototrophica genome:
TGGCAATTTTCGGGCTCCCATTATCGTATCTATTGGATGGGTGCTCGGAGATCGCCGGATGAAAGATTCAAGTAATGCGCAGCCCAACCATGCTGGGAAAGTAAAAGCAGCGTTCCTGCCGCGCAGAACTCAATGTCGTCCGGATGGGCGAAAATCGCTAGGATCGTCTTTTCCTCGGACATGGATTGATGTGTCTAGAGCTCTTTGATGTGGATATTGCGGAACTGTACGAGGCTGGAAGCTCCATTCCATTCCTGCTTAACCGAATCGTAGCCACCATGGTGTTGCAGGACGATAGGACCGCTCTCTGGAATGCCAGGCAGTTGAGCGTTGTCGAGGACCCGTTTCCCGTTCAGGTCCACTGTGAGTCTATCGCCCTTGAGGGTGACGTGAAAGGTATTCCATTCACCGACCGGATTGTCGGCGTTCACTTTGGGGGTGACGCCTGCTCGGATCAAGGGGTCCTTTTGATTGTTACGGTAGCCGTAGACTTCTCCGGATCCGATGGGCCAGGTCCAGATGTTGAGCTGAGCCTTGGAAGATCCACGAAGATAAATACCGGAGTCGGCTCCGGGAGAAGGGGTTGTCACTTTTTCCCCATCTGAATCCAAAAGGTAACTACCGTCCGGAAGCACGGTGGGGGTGTTGTATATTCCTTCGGTCCGCTTGAGTCGCCACTCCGCGTGAAGCGTAAAGTCCTTGAGCTCTTTGCTGGACCAAATATTCTTATCACCTTCCATCTTTAGGATCGGCTCGCAATCGATGACCCCGTCTTTGACGCTCCAAATCTCTTTGGCTCCCTCA
Coding sequences within it:
- a CDS encoding 3-keto-disaccharide hydrolase; its protein translation is MKHISHQSKSRSIILNRALLCIASLSLILILGCTSSDNEAFPESEGWVSLFNGKDLTGWGFKIEGAKEIWSVKDGVIDCEPILKMEGDKNIWSSKELKDFTLHAEWRLKRTEGIYNTPTVLPDGSYLLDSDGEKVTTPSPGADSGIYLRGSSKAQLNIWTWPIGSGEVYGYRNNQKDPLIRAGVTPKVNADNPVGEWNTFHVTLKGDRLTVDLNGKRVLDNAQLPGIPESGPIVLQHHGGYDSVKQEWNGASSLVQFRNIHIKEL
- a CDS encoding PIG-L deacetylase family protein; translated protein: MSEEKTILAIFAHPDDIEFCAAGTLLLLSQHGWAAHYLNLSSGDLRAPIQ